A part of Prevotella melaninogenica genomic DNA contains:
- a CDS encoding putative transporter → MDWLIDIFSAERQDTVAHIMLLYSIVIALGIYLGKIKIGGISLGVTFVLFVGILAGHIKFTGPLPVLGFVQDFGLILFVFMIGLQVGPGFFESFGKGGLKLNILSSIAILLNVLVMFACYFIFFDTKDSTNLPMMVGTLYGAVTNTPGLGAANEALHSVFKNGMDFDIASGYACAYPLGVVGIISATIAIRYICKVNLQKENEKLNEEEAENPHVKPYSMYLKVQNAYIAGRTLKEISEFLNRDFVCTRMMHDGVLSIPTLDNVFELGDEILIVSAEGDAEAIRAFIGPEIEVDWHEEDQPQQLVSRRIVITNSKINGKTLGDMHFRSVYGVNVTRISRQGMDLFAGRNHRFIVGDRIMVVGPEENVNRVAAMMGNSEKRLNAPNIATIFVGIIVGIIFGMLPIAIPHMPVPMKLGLAGGPLVIAILIGRFGYRMGLVTYTTTSANMMLREIGLTLFLASVGIKAGATFWDTVTQGDGLKYVYTGFIITVIPILIVGTIARLKYKFNYFTIMGMLAGTYTDPPALAYANSICVGETPAVGYSTVYPLSMFLRIFLAQVIVLFFCYA, encoded by the coding sequence ATGGACTGGTTAATTGATATTTTTTCGGCAGAGAGACAGGATACGGTAGCCCATATAATGCTATTGTATTCTATTGTTATCGCCTTGGGTATCTACCTTGGCAAGATTAAGATTGGAGGTATTTCGCTTGGTGTTACCTTCGTGTTGTTTGTGGGCATTCTTGCTGGTCACATCAAATTCACAGGACCTCTCCCCGTATTGGGTTTTGTGCAAGACTTTGGATTGATTCTCTTCGTCTTTATGATTGGTCTTCAGGTAGGACCGGGTTTCTTTGAAAGCTTCGGCAAAGGCGGACTTAAACTGAACATACTATCGTCGATAGCAATTCTGCTCAACGTCCTCGTGATGTTTGCCTGCTACTTTATTTTCTTTGACACGAAGGATAGCACGAACCTCCCAATGATGGTTGGTACACTCTATGGTGCTGTTACGAACACCCCGGGTCTTGGTGCTGCTAACGAAGCACTACACAGTGTCTTCAAGAATGGTATGGACTTTGACATTGCTTCAGGTTATGCGTGTGCTTATCCTTTAGGTGTAGTAGGTATTATCAGTGCAACTATTGCCATCCGCTATATCTGTAAGGTAAACCTCCAAAAAGAGAATGAGAAGCTGAATGAGGAAGAAGCAGAGAACCCTCATGTAAAGCCATATTCTATGTATTTGAAGGTACAGAACGCTTATATCGCAGGACGAACCCTCAAAGAAATATCCGAGTTCCTCAATCGTGACTTCGTTTGTACACGTATGATGCACGATGGAGTATTGTCCATTCCAACCTTAGATAACGTATTTGAGTTAGGTGACGAGATTCTCATAGTCAGTGCTGAGGGTGATGCTGAGGCTATCCGTGCCTTCATCGGTCCAGAGATTGAGGTAGACTGGCACGAGGAAGACCAGCCACAGCAGTTGGTAAGCCGCCGTATCGTCATCACCAATAGCAAAATTAACGGTAAGACATTAGGCGATATGCACTTCCGCTCAGTATATGGCGTGAACGTAACACGTATCAGCCGTCAGGGTATGGACCTCTTTGCAGGTCGTAACCACCGCTTTATCGTGGGTGACCGTATCATGGTTGTTGGTCCAGAGGAGAACGTAAACCGTGTTGCAGCAATGATGGGCAACTCAGAAAAGCGTCTTAATGCACCAAACATTGCTACCATCTTCGTGGGTATCATCGTAGGTATCATCTTTGGAATGTTGCCAATAGCAATTCCTCACATGCCTGTACCTATGAAGCTCGGTCTTGCAGGTGGTCCGTTGGTTATTGCTATCCTCATCGGCCGTTTCGGTTATCGTATGGGACTTGTGACCTATACAACAACCTCGGCTAACATGATGTTACGTGAGATTGGTTTAACTCTCTTCCTTGCCTCTGTAGGTATCAAGGCTGGTGCTACCTTCTGGGATACTGTTACACAGGGAGATGGCTTGAAATATGTATACACTGGTTTCATCATTACGGTTATTCCAATCCTTATTGTCGGCACTATTGCTCGTCTGAAGTATAAGTTCAATTACTTTACTATCATGGGTATGCTTGCTGGAACCTATACTGACCCACCAGCATTAGCTTATGCTAACTCAATCTGTGTAGGTGAGACTCCAGCTGTAGGCTACTCAACAGTTTATCCGCTCAGTATGTTCCTTAGAATTTTCTTAGCGCAGGTAATAGTCCTCTTCTTCTGTTATGCTTAA
- a CDS encoding DUF5112 domain-containing protein, translating to MKRAKTYCIIKGWAACLFLLLFAACNTPHVQEVDADNDKAYALHYRNLDSVKFYANKAYHLAERYDAGKAEALNNLAFVDLMKMRFTAAYAKLDSVLKITDNQVELLVADIQFMRLCQRESLNKEFYDYYEKAQKRLHRIEEDENLLSPRQRRRMIYARSEFAIVTSTYYYYVGLEQPSIKALKQINPDGEIQTDLAQLLAYYYNIGAGGIINTSTQKAIEQKEFEYLIRCYMLARQHKLPYWEANSLQAISELILNDKTRETLIHDNLPSFQYINLEHMPENLLAGNLALRSLHIFRRYGDVYQTAGSYRTLASCYWHIKDYRSAIICLNKALHNNPAIKQAPDLVASIREQLSVAYSAINNKQQSDYNRNIYLDLQDETRQDRYLTSRAEQLERTSQQLNLIILAVGLSIVFVLASLFLFHYLRRRKDTQGSLDDLLLPLEQWRQHNEQHMAKLAEQYEEISEQLHINKLHLTDNKRKNLEQRAKVSLVNSVIPLIDRMLHEIEKLKKGGESEAVKAERYTYIRELTDKINELNSVLTEWIQLRQGRLSLHIESFPVQQVFDIVKKGRMGFHMKGIKLRVDDTKAVVKADRVLTLFMVNTLADNARKFTEKGGEVTITSVEEPYYVEISVTDTGCGLTEKQQLHIFDHKPIYDQKDSASHGFGLMNCNGIINKYKKISQIFSVCEIGVESQRDKGSRFFFRLPKGISRILLAFFLTTATLLTAQTRPVRITDKATALAKKDYNTLAAIYADSAYFSNINGAYSKTLAYADTCRYYLNQQYLKLCPKGKELMKRLGSLPNIPAEIKWYHDSIPMNYGIILDIRNESAVAALALHEWDLYKYNNSVYTHLFKERYADNSLGEYCRMMMKSETNKNVAVALLVLFLLSIFPVYYVMYYRHRLSYQFCLERVKQINTILLSDVSEENKLKEVEKGVSDRFPVRLLAIVNQIKEALIASVEENQKSQTNIEMLEDEVRCVEYENERLYISNSILDNCLSTLKHETMYYPSRIRQLVDGPDRQLEAIDELATYYKELYQILSQQAMSQVEAVKLISRPVNLSIVVSSTKLTKPFVSPLISGDPVFLAYLFDILYLINNNQPLTVTAEEHQPGYVTLHILISTLNLSDDACRGLFQPSADRLMFFICRQIARDNGESTNKRGCGISAVETPNGVRIDVVLAKAN from the coding sequence ATGAAGAGAGCAAAGACATACTGTATAATAAAGGGATGGGCAGCTTGCCTATTCCTTCTGTTGTTTGCTGCATGTAATACGCCACATGTACAGGAAGTTGATGCTGATAACGACAAGGCTTACGCTTTACATTATCGTAATCTCGACTCCGTTAAATTCTATGCGAATAAAGCCTATCACTTAGCAGAGCGCTATGATGCAGGAAAGGCGGAAGCATTGAACAATCTTGCTTTCGTTGACTTGATGAAGATGCGCTTTACTGCAGCTTATGCCAAGCTCGACTCAGTTCTTAAAATCACAGATAACCAAGTTGAGTTGTTAGTTGCTGACATCCAGTTTATGCGTCTTTGTCAGCGTGAGTCACTCAATAAGGAGTTCTACGATTACTATGAGAAGGCACAAAAACGACTTCATCGTATTGAAGAGGATGAGAACCTTTTATCTCCTCGCCAGCGTCGTCGTATGATCTATGCACGTTCTGAGTTTGCTATCGTCACATCTACATATTACTATTATGTAGGCTTGGAGCAACCATCTATCAAAGCACTAAAACAGATTAACCCTGACGGAGAGATACAAACCGACCTGGCACAGCTCTTAGCTTATTACTATAATATCGGAGCCGGTGGCATCATCAACACAAGTACGCAAAAAGCCATAGAACAGAAAGAGTTTGAATATCTCATACGTTGTTACATGCTTGCGAGACAACACAAACTTCCTTACTGGGAAGCAAACTCATTGCAGGCTATCAGCGAACTGATTCTGAACGATAAGACTCGGGAGACGTTGATACACGATAATCTTCCTTCTTTTCAATATATCAATCTTGAACACATGCCTGAAAATCTCCTTGCAGGCAACTTAGCACTACGTTCACTCCATATCTTCCGACGTTATGGTGATGTCTATCAAACAGCTGGTTCCTATCGTACCTTGGCGTCATGCTACTGGCATATAAAGGATTACCGCTCTGCGATTATCTGTTTGAACAAAGCTCTACACAACAATCCAGCTATAAAGCAGGCACCCGACCTCGTTGCATCTATCCGTGAACAACTTAGTGTGGCTTATTCGGCAATAAACAACAAGCAACAGAGTGATTACAACCGTAACATCTATCTTGACTTGCAGGACGAAACGCGACAAGACAGATACCTCACATCACGTGCTGAACAGTTAGAGCGTACCTCACAACAGCTGAATCTCATCATCTTAGCCGTAGGACTCTCTATCGTCTTCGTACTCGCTTCCCTCTTCCTCTTCCATTATCTTCGTCGAAGAAAAGACACACAAGGCTCCTTAGACGACCTCCTCCTTCCACTTGAACAGTGGCGTCAACACAACGAACAACACATGGCGAAGTTAGCGGAACAGTATGAAGAAATCTCTGAACAACTGCATATAAACAAATTACATCTCACGGATAACAAGCGTAAGAACCTTGAACAACGGGCAAAAGTTTCGCTTGTAAACAGTGTTATCCCACTCATCGACCGTATGTTGCATGAGATTGAGAAGCTCAAAAAGGGTGGTGAAAGCGAAGCAGTGAAAGCTGAACGTTACACTTATATTCGTGAGTTGACGGATAAGATTAACGAACTAAACTCTGTTCTCACAGAGTGGATACAGCTCCGACAAGGAAGACTATCACTGCATATTGAGAGCTTCCCTGTACAACAGGTGTTCGACATCGTGAAGAAAGGACGTATGGGTTTCCATATGAAAGGAATAAAACTACGCGTTGATGACACCAAGGCAGTTGTCAAAGCCGACCGTGTCCTGACACTTTTCATGGTCAATACCTTAGCTGATAATGCTCGTAAATTCACTGAGAAAGGTGGTGAAGTGACGATTACATCTGTTGAAGAACCCTACTATGTTGAGATATCTGTTACTGATACAGGCTGCGGACTCACTGAGAAACAGCAGTTGCATATCTTCGACCATAAGCCTATCTACGACCAAAAAGACAGTGCTTCGCATGGTTTTGGACTGATGAACTGTAATGGTATCATCAATAAATACAAGAAGATTAGTCAGATTTTCTCTGTTTGTGAGATTGGCGTAGAGAGTCAGCGAGATAAGGGAAGTCGTTTCTTCTTCCGTTTGCCAAAGGGTATCAGTCGTATTCTGCTCGCCTTCTTCCTAACGACAGCAACCTTGTTGACGGCTCAAACCCGACCAGTTAGGATCACCGATAAGGCAACAGCCCTTGCAAAGAAGGATTATAACACGCTTGCAGCCATCTATGCCGACTCAGCTTACTTCTCGAATATCAATGGTGCTTATAGCAAGACATTGGCTTACGCTGATACTTGTCGCTACTACCTTAACCAACAATATCTAAAGCTCTGCCCAAAGGGAAAGGAACTAATGAAGCGACTTGGCAGTCTTCCGAATATTCCAGCAGAAATCAAATGGTATCATGATAGTATTCCGATGAACTACGGTATCATTCTCGACATACGTAACGAGAGTGCTGTGGCAGCATTGGCACTACATGAGTGGGACCTCTATAAATACAACAACTCCGTTTATACCCACCTCTTCAAAGAGCGTTATGCCGACAATTCATTGGGAGAATACTGTCGAATGATGATGAAGTCGGAGACGAATAAGAATGTGGCTGTTGCCCTTCTCGTACTCTTCCTACTTTCCATCTTCCCCGTTTATTACGTGATGTATTATCGTCATCGTCTCTCTTATCAGTTCTGCTTGGAGCGTGTGAAGCAGATTAACACCATCCTCCTCAGCGATGTGAGCGAAGAAAACAAACTTAAAGAGGTGGAAAAAGGGGTCAGCGATCGCTTCCCTGTACGATTACTTGCCATCGTCAATCAGATTAAGGAAGCACTCATCGCATCTGTTGAAGAGAACCAGAAGAGCCAGACAAACATTGAGATGCTTGAAGATGAGGTGCGTTGTGTGGAATATGAGAATGAGCGTTTATATATCAGTAATAGCATTCTTGACAACTGTCTCTCAACGCTCAAGCATGAAACGATGTACTATCCGTCACGTATCCGACAGCTTGTTGACGGACCTGACCGACAGCTTGAGGCTATTGACGAGTTAGCAACCTACTATAAAGAACTCTATCAGATTCTTAGCCAGCAGGCAATGAGCCAGGTAGAAGCCGTAAAACTCATATCACGTCCCGTGAATCTCTCGATAGTAGTAAGTTCTACAAAGCTAACAAAACCATTTGTTTCACCACTCATCAGTGGCGACCCAGTCTTCCTTGCTTATTTATTTGACATATTATATCTTATCAATAACAACCAACCACTAACGGTCACAGCCGAAGAGCATCAGCCTGGCTATGTAACCTTACATATCCTTATCTCTACGCTGAACCTCTCTGATGACGCATGCCGTGGCCTCTTTCAGCCTTCTGCCGACCGTTTGATGTTCTTCATCTGCCGACAGATAGCACGTGACAATGGTGAGTCAACCAATAAGCGTGGCTGTGGTATTTCAGCCGTTGAGACACCCAATGGCGTAAGAATAGATGTGGTCTTGGCAAAAGCTAATTAA
- a CDS encoding DUF5932 domain-containing protein encodes MENFRVIIVEDVPLELKGTEGIFRNEIPEAEIIGTAENEVAYWKLIKQSLPDLVLLDLGLGGSTTVGVEICRQTKQTYPNVKVLIFTGEILNEKLWVDVLDAGADGICLKSGELLTRGDVASVMSGKRMVFNQPILEKIVSRFKMSVSSQLMHQEAMVSYEIDEYDERFLRHLALGYTKEQITNLRGMPFGVKSLEKRQNELVQKLFPDGNNGVSVNATRLVVRALELRIIDIDNLHADEE; translated from the coding sequence ATGGAGAATTTTAGAGTCATTATCGTTGAAGACGTACCATTGGAATTAAAAGGAACAGAGGGTATCTTCAGAAATGAAATACCTGAAGCTGAGATTATCGGAACAGCTGAAAACGAAGTCGCTTATTGGAAACTAATTAAGCAGAGCCTCCCCGACCTCGTCCTACTCGACCTTGGATTGGGTGGTTCAACAACAGTGGGCGTAGAGATTTGTCGACAAACAAAACAGACTTACCCTAACGTGAAGGTGCTTATCTTCACGGGTGAGATACTAAATGAAAAGCTATGGGTCGACGTTCTCGATGCTGGTGCCGATGGTATCTGCCTGAAGAGTGGCGAACTACTGACACGTGGTGACGTGGCGAGTGTCATGTCGGGCAAGCGTATGGTCTTCAATCAGCCTATCCTCGAAAAGATTGTAAGCAGATTTAAGATGAGTGTGAGCAGTCAGTTGATGCACCAAGAGGCGATGGTCAGCTACGAGATTGACGAATATGATGAGCGTTTCCTTCGCCACCTTGCACTCGGTTATACCAAAGAACAGATTACCAACCTGCGTGGTATGCCTTTCGGCGTAAAGAGTTTGGAGAAGCGACAGAACGAACTCGTACAGAAACTCTTCCCTGATGGAAACAATGGTGTGAGCGTCAACGCCACACGCCTTGTAGTACGTGCATTAGAACTACGTATTATTGACATTGACAACCTCCATGCTGATGAGGAATAA